Genomic DNA from Nomascus leucogenys isolate Asia chromosome 10, Asia_NLE_v1, whole genome shotgun sequence:
TGCAGTCTCCCTCCACTCTTTGCAGAGGCGGATGACCTCTGACCACATGTGGGTTTGAGGTTCCTCTTCTGTGAACTGCCAAGATCTCGTGCTCCTCCCCACAGTCCTCTTCTCTACTCACACAGGAAGCCCAGGAAGCCTCTGCCTCAGAgatgctgccgctgctgctgccgctgccccTGCTGTGGGCAGGTGAGTGGCCCCGGGGAGAGGGCCCGTAGGGATGAGCCCATCTGACCCTCATGTCTCCACAGGGGCCCTCGCTCAGGATGCAAGATTCTGGCTGGAGATGCCAGAGTCCGTGACAGTGCAGGAGGGTCTGTGCATCTTTGTGCACTGTTCAGTCTTCTACCTCAAGTATGGCTGGAAAGATTCTACCCCTGCTTATGGCTACTGGTTCCGGGAAGGGGTTAGTGTAGACCAGGAGACTCCAGTGGCCACAAACAACTCAACTCAAAAAGTGCAGAAGGAGACCCAGGGCCGATTCCACTTGCTCGGTGATCCCTCAAGGAACAACTGTTCCCTGAGCATCAGAGACACCAGGAGGAGGGACAATGGTTCATACTTCTTTCGGGTGGTGAGAGGAAGAATAAAATTTAGTTACAAATATTCCCAGCTCTCTGTGCATGTAACAGGTAAGGCACGGGCTCCAGGAGTGGCACAAGGGGAAGGTTATGGGGGCCACTGGGAAGGGCTCAGATGGGACTCGTGTCCTGGAACGGGGATGGGAATAAAACATGTCAGGCTCAGGGGAAGAACTGGACCAGAGCCTGAGATTCCCACAGGGCTGCACCTTGGATCCCCCTCCTGATCCTGCATCCACACCTCTGTCCTCAACAGCCCTGACCCACAGGCCCGACATCCTCATCCCGGAGTTCCTAAAGTCTGGCCATCCCAGCAATCTGacctgctctgtgccctgggcCTGTGAGCAGGGAACGCCCCCCATCTTCTCCTGGATGTCAGCTGTCCCCACCTCCCTGGGCCCCAGGACCCTCCACTCCTCAGTGCTCACGATCATCCCACGGCCCCAGGACCACGGCACCAACCTCACCTGTCAGGTGATGTTCCCCGGAGCTGGTGTGACCACGGAGAGAACCATCCAGCTCAGTGTCTCTTGTGAGTGATGGGGCCAGGATGCCTGGGTCCCTGAGGGTGTGATGGGGAGAGGACCAGGAGAGAGGAGGTCCAGGACTGGGGCCACTTGGTGGCTGTGTCTTGGAGGCCTTGCTGAGTAGGGGAACTAGAAGGACCCAAGCTGTCAATTGACATTTCTGCGGGCTTCTAGAGGAGCGCCTACCTTCATCTCACTCCCACCCCAACTAAATGAGAAATCCTCTCTTGCTGGCTTAGATCCTCTAATGAACCCAGTGACTGAAGCCTCCCTGGAAGACGGCACAGGTAGGACAGAGCCCCCATCTGGAGGCTGGAGGAGCAGGGCCTTCAGCTCAGGGAAGAGCCAGGCTCCTGCCTCATCCTGACTCACCATGGTAACCAGAGACTCCTTGTTGGCCAACTCAGGGACTCTCCCTATCCTCAGCTCCCATGGACACCTGAGCACCTGTCTgcagggaccagccccacagggttggTAGGTTTTTCTCCCCATGTGCGGAGACaagagattgtagaaataaagacacaagacaaagagataaaagaaaagacagctgggcccaggggaccactaccaccaagatgcAGAGACCGGTAGCGGCCCTGAATGCCTGgctgtgctgttatttattggatacaaagcaaaggGGGCATggtaaagagtgtgagtcatTTCCAATGATTGATAAGGTCACGTgagtcacgtgtccactggacagggggcccctTCCCTGTCTGGCAGCtgagacagagagtgagagagagacagcttatgccattatttctgcatatcggagacttttagtactttcactaattttgctactgctatctaaaaggcagagccaggtgtacaggatggaacatgaaagcagactaggagcatgaccactgaagcacagcatcacagggagatggttaggcctccACATAACTGTGGGTGGGCCTGACtcatgtcaggccctccacaagaggtggaggagtagagtcttctctaaactcctccggggaaagggagactccctttcctg
This window encodes:
- the LOC100592112 gene encoding myeloid cell surface antigen CD33-like, which codes for MLPLLLPLPLLWAGALAQDARFWLEMPESVTVQEGLCIFVHCSVFYLKYGWKDSTPAYGYWFREGVSVDQETPVATNNSTQKVQKETQGRFHLLGDPSRNNCSLSIRDTRRRDNGSYFFRVVRGRIKFSYKYSQLSVHVTALTHRPDILIPEFLKSGHPSNLTCSVPWACEQGTPPIFSWMSAVPTSLGPRTLHSSVLTIIPRPQDHGTNLTCQVMFPGAGVTTERTIQLSVSYPLMNPVTEASLEDGTGKSGTVAEVVVLAMGVVAVKILLLCPCLIILSFLKKKAVRAVEVEENVYAVMG